The following proteins are co-located in the Luteolibacter rhizosphaerae genome:
- a CDS encoding LptA/OstA family protein translates to MSFLLRRSRRLSAALLVRGLVCASLALAHAQEAPVDEEDPETGEESGFLAGTLFPNNSILKNVILPSYDVDFNLTSTLKAEELKIVTKKKIQGKNLQIEFYNPDRSERGRIDLKTARFNAAKKLLTTDEPVSFVSEEMDVSGTGLVFETEKNRGFLHGPVKAVSRKQIQTSMNATPARRGLAASALLMASVFPLQGQQLTPGMTSEQKSDALSLSKEQLDAIHKDAASARPKVTTEQEAAQKVMAENKDKSEEARLSMNSFFKAAALTSLLAEPEPPSTTGDVPRPPVSEKLGDETTITSESGAFIDNNEGLIVFLKDVKVDNPQFTLSAQNEVKAFMKEKLAMKEGKGAKAKAADLTAPKDGTPAPAKVPAPEDESKPEGEKPAAPPKEVPPEVLEKWRAAKEAKKAGAGPGGSEDISRIIATGTVVIDYKPKEPGKKPVKACAHLAVYDFDKEQILLKGGSPWVVMDGNTYTVGGNDAYILVYLKDGQPQHVVTRDGSLRADVKTEGLTKPKQKEQPKPNAR, encoded by the coding sequence GTGTCCTTCCTCCTCCGCCGCTCACGCCGACTTAGTGCCGCCCTTCTCGTGCGCGGATTGGTGTGTGCGTCGCTGGCCTTGGCTCATGCCCAGGAGGCCCCGGTCGATGAGGAAGACCCGGAGACCGGGGAGGAAAGCGGATTTCTCGCCGGGACGCTGTTCCCCAACAACAGCATCCTGAAGAACGTCATCCTCCCGAGCTACGATGTGGACTTCAACCTTACCAGCACGCTGAAGGCGGAGGAGTTGAAGATCGTCACCAAGAAGAAGATCCAGGGGAAGAATCTCCAGATCGAGTTCTACAACCCGGATCGCAGCGAGCGCGGGCGCATCGACCTGAAGACCGCCCGCTTCAATGCCGCCAAGAAGCTTCTGACCACGGACGAGCCGGTTTCCTTCGTCTCCGAGGAGATGGATGTCTCCGGAACCGGCTTGGTATTCGAAACCGAAAAGAACCGCGGCTTCCTTCACGGACCGGTGAAGGCGGTCTCCCGCAAACAGATCCAAACTTCCATGAATGCCACACCTGCCCGCCGCGGACTCGCCGCCAGCGCACTCCTCATGGCCTCCGTCTTTCCCCTGCAGGGTCAGCAGTTGACTCCCGGGATGACCTCCGAGCAGAAGTCAGACGCCCTGAGCCTGAGCAAGGAGCAACTGGATGCGATCCACAAGGATGCGGCCAGCGCTCGCCCCAAGGTGACGACCGAACAGGAGGCGGCACAGAAGGTCATGGCGGAGAACAAGGACAAGTCAGAAGAGGCGCGCCTCTCGATGAATAGCTTCTTCAAGGCCGCCGCGCTGACCTCCCTGCTGGCCGAGCCCGAACCTCCGTCGACGACAGGAGACGTGCCGCGCCCGCCAGTCTCCGAGAAGCTCGGTGACGAGACCACCATCACTTCGGAGTCCGGTGCCTTCATCGATAACAACGAGGGCCTGATCGTCTTCCTGAAGGATGTGAAGGTGGACAATCCCCAGTTCACGCTCAGCGCGCAGAACGAGGTGAAAGCCTTCATGAAGGAGAAGCTCGCCATGAAGGAAGGGAAGGGAGCGAAGGCCAAGGCGGCCGACCTTACCGCTCCAAAGGACGGCACTCCCGCTCCCGCCAAGGTCCCGGCCCCCGAAGACGAGTCCAAGCCCGAAGGAGAGAAGCCCGCGGCTCCTCCCAAGGAAGTGCCGCCCGAGGTGCTGGAAAAGTGGCGTGCGGCGAAGGAAGCCAAGAAGGCCGGTGCCGGCCCCGGCGGCTCCGAGGATATCAGCCGGATCATCGCGACCGGCACGGTCGTGATCGACTACAAGCCGAAGGAGCCCGGCAAGAAGCCGGTGAAGGCCTGCGCCCATCTGGCAGTCTACGATTTCGACAAGGAACAGATCCTCCTGAAGGGGGGATCTCCTTGGGTGGTGATGGATGGCAACACCTACACCGTGGGAGGCAATGACGCCTACATCCTCGTTTATCTAAAAGACGGTCAACCGCAGCACGTGGTGACCCGCGATGGCTCCTTGCGAGCCGATGTGAAGACGGAGGGCCTGACCAAGCCGAAACAAAAGGAGCAGCCCAAACCGAACGCCCGCTGA
- the kdsA gene encoding 3-deoxy-8-phosphooctulonate synthase, which produces MSFEPFQIGSVPVGGPVPFFILGPCALESEAFAWDMARSIDEIAKRTGIHYLFKASYDKANRTSVKSFRGPGVAEGSRILAEIGKELGVPVTTDIHSPQDAEIAAEYIDLLQIPAFLCRQTDLLEAAAKTGRAVNVKKGQFLAPWDTVNIAEKLRAFDCRNFVLTERGTTFGYNNLVADMRSLYWMRKEGLPVVFDATHSVQRPGGLGGTTGGDGELAPVLARAAIATGVDGVFLETHSDPANAFSDGPNQIPLEFLEDLLVRLVAIHHAAHGA; this is translated from the coding sequence ATGTCGTTCGAACCCTTCCAAATCGGCAGCGTCCCCGTCGGGGGCCCTGTGCCTTTCTTCATTCTCGGTCCCTGTGCTTTGGAGTCCGAAGCCTTTGCCTGGGACATGGCCCGCTCCATCGACGAGATCGCGAAGCGCACCGGCATTCACTACCTCTTCAAGGCCTCCTACGATAAGGCCAACAGAACTTCCGTGAAGTCTTTCCGCGGCCCGGGGGTCGCGGAAGGCAGCCGGATCCTCGCCGAGATCGGCAAGGAGCTGGGCGTGCCGGTGACCACCGACATTCACTCTCCGCAGGATGCGGAGATCGCCGCCGAATACATCGACCTGCTTCAGATCCCGGCCTTCCTTTGCCGCCAGACCGACCTGCTCGAAGCGGCTGCCAAGACCGGCCGCGCGGTGAACGTGAAGAAGGGACAGTTCCTCGCCCCTTGGGACACCGTGAACATCGCCGAGAAGCTCCGCGCCTTCGACTGCCGGAACTTCGTCCTGACCGAACGCGGCACGACCTTCGGCTACAACAATCTGGTGGCCGACATGCGCTCGCTCTACTGGATGCGGAAGGAAGGCCTGCCGGTGGTTTTCGATGCCACCCACTCGGTGCAACGCCCGGGCGGGCTCGGCGGCACGACCGGTGGTGATGGCGAACTGGCCCCGGTTCTGGCCCGCGCGGCGATCGCGACCGGGGTGGACGGGGTCTTCCTGGAGACGCATTCCGACCCTGCGAACGCTTTTTCCGATGGACCGAACCAAATTCCTCTCGAATTTCTCGAGGACCTGCTCGTCAGACTGGTGGCGATCCACCATGCCGCTCACGGTGCCTGA
- a CDS encoding DUF1844 domain-containing protein, with the protein MAAADSRFNEFVILQAQNAGLFLGQIPHPATGEKTRNLRAAKSVIDSLEMLEAKTQGNLTEIEEKLLSTALANLRPLYEKAAG; encoded by the coding sequence ATGGCCGCCGCCGATTCCCGTTTCAATGAGTTCGTTATCCTGCAGGCCCAGAATGCAGGCCTCTTCCTCGGCCAGATCCCCCACCCGGCCACCGGCGAGAAAACCCGGAACCTCCGCGCGGCGAAGTCCGTGATCGACTCGCTTGAGATGCTCGAGGCCAAGACCCAAGGCAATTTGACCGAGATCGAAGAAAAACTTCTCTCGACCGCTCTTGCCAACCTGCGCCCCCTATACGAGAAAGCCGCTGGGTAA
- a CDS encoding integrin alpha, whose amino-acid sequence MLQTITAASPGAASLFGAALAGAGDQNADGKDDLFIGAPGAAALNGSVLVVSGADGSLIRTLAPLAPATEFGASLATVGDLSGDGLLDLAVGSPGAAAGSGSVQLIRSSDATEVAAHTGIAAGARLGSRIGLVDDRNADSVADLVAGSGSGGSAFLLSGSNLTLITELSLAGAAAGQPVASGGALDVDQNGITELLIGYPGATPLPKVSILPAPLAPEPSFYEGSAGGGLGTAVAAIEGLGFAIGEPLLGGGAVHVYTAAIPTATASRTSTITARIPS is encoded by the coding sequence GTGCTCCAAACCATCACCGCAGCTTCCCCGGGAGCCGCTTCGCTTTTCGGCGCAGCCCTTGCAGGTGCCGGCGATCAAAATGCCGATGGCAAGGACGACCTCTTCATCGGGGCCCCCGGCGCTGCGGCCTTGAATGGTAGCGTGCTGGTGGTCTCCGGCGCGGATGGCTCGCTGATTCGCACCCTCGCACCCCTCGCTCCTGCCACCGAGTTCGGTGCTTCCCTCGCGACCGTCGGGGATTTGAGCGGCGATGGCCTCCTTGACCTCGCCGTGGGTTCCCCCGGCGCGGCAGCAGGCAGTGGTAGCGTGCAATTGATCCGCAGTTCCGACGCCACGGAAGTCGCCGCCCACACCGGCATCGCAGCCGGGGCTCGTCTCGGCAGCCGCATCGGCTTGGTGGATGACCGCAATGCTGATTCCGTGGCCGATCTGGTCGCGGGGTCCGGCTCCGGCGGCTCGGCCTTCCTGCTGTCCGGGAGCAATCTCACCTTGATCACCGAACTCTCCCTCGCCGGGGCCGCGGCAGGCCAGCCGGTCGCTTCTGGCGGAGCCTTGGACGTCGATCAAAATGGAATTACCGAACTCTTGATCGGTTATCCCGGAGCGACCCCGCTGCCGAAGGTCTCCATCCTTCCTGCCCCCTTGGCCCCTGAGCCGAGCTTCTACGAAGGCAGTGCTGGTGGCGGGCTCGGCACCGCGGTGGCAGCCATCGAAGGCCTCGGCTTCGCAATCGGAGAACCGCTTCTCGGCGGCGGTGCCGTCCACGTCTACACCGCGGCGATACCGACGGCGACGGCGTCCCGGACATCGACGATCACTGCCCGGATTCCATCCTGA
- a CDS encoding FG-GAP repeat protein: protein MKSPTLTITRATLLVAAGSMLVAPAMDASLLFTILSGPDNALLGSTLLAAGDWNADDIPDLAVGDPGFSGGAGQVIVVSGDDGSILHTFTGSAGQALGSALALLDANGDGTADLAVGASGGSGSVSIFLRHG from the coding sequence GTGAAGTCGCCCACCCTTACAATCACCCGAGCGACCCTCCTCGTCGCGGCCGGGTCCATGCTAGTCGCGCCCGCGATGGACGCCTCGCTCCTCTTCACCATCCTGTCCGGGCCCGACAATGCCCTTCTGGGCTCCACCCTCCTCGCGGCGGGCGATTGGAACGCCGATGACATTCCCGATCTCGCCGTTGGCGATCCCGGTTTCTCCGGCGGTGCCGGGCAGGTTATCGTCGTCAGCGGCGACGATGGCAGCATCCTCCACACCTTCACCGGCAGCGCTGGCCAAGCCCTCGGTAGCGCCTTGGCGCTGCTCGATGCGAACGGCGATGGCACCGCGGATCTGGCGGTAGGCGCCAGCGGCGGCTCCGGCTCGGTTTCCATTTTTCTCCGGCACGGATAG
- a CDS encoding glycosyl hydrolase, producing the protein MSGVLNRALYIDPSQSGKPVPTNEWWTDLIISRYSGDLWARPFTVSANANGVRISYPKTWNSSGTAFELGTALEISGDVEPVPDASDIVMADFEAGYPAGWTRNGNAFPATPAQGTLPGQSMVSAYLGTRLANSFNGGDGPTGSLVSPDFTVDRSYIAFLVGGGNHPGVAEVRLVIGDSTVLSATGLNSEQLRWVNWDVSAYAGQTARIEVVDNATGGWGHILADQIIRTNSTENPGIRFATSFRPDSAQALRWGDWNVAFRMPQLSGAKLDVSLARGVPFVWLETDGVKPTLRASGAEYLTAAGIPVNFPVTTDRFVMKVGDKAFGIHAPDNSTFTLSNGAIHSDLGADYLVFSALPAVADLDAFHARAFAVARDTRVSWNYSATDGEVTTSWEVDTVALEGSNLDTIQGWLPHHYRGTAHNLSFEPGMSYATPRGPMKCTIGRSGWEIGYGFEGLSPGLPLPKALGKPNDFDPAILKKYLDDYAGETGYGGDTYWGGKSLTQLADYMLMAKQAGEAPAYDALKDSLRTALTDWFTYEPGETEHYFARYANWGAIVGFNDSYGSHEFVDHHFHYGYFTRAAGLLAFEDPDFLAGYGEMATLVAKQYANWDREDPNFPFMRTFDLWGGHSYAGGFSSPGGNNQESSSEAMQSWAGLFMLGSALGNEEMRDAGAMGYVMERAAVREYWLDVHEDILPPTYEAESTGILFDSGQAYATYFSGDPAWIYGIQWLPAATHLSYLGWDPEFSKSLMAAMIDERPVILGRGVAGGSRYSLWESRQSWYGIHDNALNQNAAIADMKNAINNAYHHNPGYVTALNAANPLYNSATGTLYVTVNTSGTLDYPAAYWTPATLPAALIPPNANPATPAEEPVSWSLWQYLGVETNYQVDPARMSELYRYDVLGYDASETSQAADVYSRMGDGLGNVVLGFAAQYDPDFYADVHAELWERNDPVAKAKSMAGIVYYEAYSNRGLGVPDPSRHTSIPTSQAYRNPETGAYRYVVYNPSESEQTVTVYGAAGALGSFPVPAKTLLNHGLDQQLESLVITPSNPARTIVPGETVQFTVTGYDQYGGTSLLGAVSWSVSGGGSINAAGLFNASNAQDPVTVTVTTGGKTASYVFRVGTAPVLTNLAVSPEFIRVAVGGSVSFTASGLDQYGDPIAAGGVTWTTDVSGAMISPAGVFAGTSIGTGRVIASSGGHSGSALVSVQAAQQNIAFGKTATASTNLGGNTAPKAVDGNAGTRWESIHADGQWLQIDLGAVYDLSSMRVDWEPAYASSYRVQISDSENGPWSTIREVAKLNANDDEFALSGTGRFVRLDFLSRGTVYGFSIFELEIRGWLAGSAVTPAAVHVIPGSVTVQQGQTQAFQAFAFNANGEGGPVSNPAWSVSGGGTIDAAGIFTANSVGGPFTVSAGVGSVSGSGMLSVIAGSAGGAYESWSGACGLNGASSSKSADADGDGRDNLTEFALDGVPLSGGNDGKIVSKLATLGGESAWTLTLPVRNGASFGGSAAKVSALIDGVIYRVQGSANLASYPLEVIEVTGANAVMLQSGMPELSTGWVYRSFRLAGTTVAGGRGFIRVTVSEG; encoded by the coding sequence GTGTCCGGAGTCTTGAACCGCGCGCTCTACATCGACCCCTCGCAGTCGGGTAAGCCGGTGCCGACCAACGAGTGGTGGACGGACCTGATCATCAGCCGCTACTCGGGTGATCTCTGGGCGCGGCCTTTCACGGTCTCCGCGAACGCGAACGGGGTGCGGATCAGCTACCCGAAGACCTGGAACAGCAGCGGCACGGCATTCGAGCTAGGCACGGCGCTGGAGATCTCCGGCGATGTCGAGCCGGTGCCGGACGCGAGCGACATCGTGATGGCGGACTTCGAGGCAGGCTATCCCGCGGGATGGACGCGCAATGGCAATGCCTTCCCGGCAACACCGGCGCAAGGCACGCTGCCGGGCCAGAGCATGGTGAGCGCGTACCTCGGGACGCGGCTCGCGAATTCCTTCAATGGCGGCGACGGGCCGACGGGCTCCTTGGTTTCGCCGGACTTCACGGTGGATCGGAGCTACATCGCCTTTCTGGTGGGCGGGGGCAATCACCCCGGAGTGGCGGAGGTTCGTCTGGTGATCGGAGATAGTACCGTGCTGTCCGCCACCGGCTTGAACTCGGAGCAACTGCGCTGGGTGAACTGGGATGTAAGCGCCTATGCCGGACAGACGGCCCGGATCGAGGTGGTGGACAATGCGACCGGCGGCTGGGGGCATATTCTGGCGGATCAGATCATCCGCACCAATAGCACGGAGAATCCGGGGATCCGCTTCGCGACCAGCTTTCGTCCCGATTCCGCGCAGGCCTTGCGATGGGGTGATTGGAATGTCGCTTTCCGCATGCCGCAGCTTAGCGGGGCGAAGCTGGATGTGTCGCTGGCGCGGGGAGTTCCCTTCGTCTGGCTGGAGACGGATGGCGTGAAACCGACGCTGAGGGCGAGCGGAGCGGAGTATCTAACAGCAGCGGGGATTCCGGTGAACTTTCCCGTCACCACGGATCGCTTCGTCATGAAGGTCGGGGACAAGGCCTTCGGCATCCACGCGCCGGACAACTCGACCTTCACGCTAAGCAACGGGGCGATTCACTCGGACCTAGGTGCGGATTATCTTGTGTTCAGCGCGCTGCCGGCGGTGGCGGATCTGGATGCTTTTCATGCCCGCGCCTTCGCGGTGGCACGTGATACCCGGGTCTCGTGGAACTATTCGGCGACGGATGGCGAGGTAACCACATCTTGGGAAGTGGATACGGTGGCGCTGGAGGGCAGCAATCTGGATACGATTCAAGGGTGGCTGCCGCATCACTACCGTGGCACGGCGCACAATCTGAGCTTCGAGCCGGGAATGAGCTACGCCACGCCGCGCGGTCCGATGAAATGCACGATCGGCCGGAGCGGATGGGAGATCGGCTACGGCTTCGAGGGGCTCTCCCCGGGGCTTCCGCTGCCGAAGGCGTTGGGCAAGCCGAACGACTTCGATCCCGCGATCCTGAAGAAGTATCTCGACGACTACGCGGGCGAGACCGGCTACGGCGGCGATACCTACTGGGGTGGGAAGTCGTTGACGCAGCTGGCCGACTACATGCTGATGGCGAAGCAGGCGGGAGAGGCGCCAGCGTACGATGCTCTGAAGGATAGCCTGCGCACTGCCCTAACAGATTGGTTCACTTACGAGCCGGGGGAGACGGAGCATTACTTTGCCCGCTATGCGAACTGGGGTGCGATTGTCGGTTTCAACGATTCCTATGGTTCCCATGAGTTCGTGGACCATCATTTCCATTACGGGTACTTCACACGTGCAGCGGGGCTGCTGGCCTTCGAGGATCCTGACTTCCTAGCGGGCTATGGCGAGATGGCGACGCTGGTGGCGAAGCAGTATGCGAACTGGGATCGTGAGGATCCGAACTTTCCTTTCATGCGCACCTTCGACCTGTGGGGCGGGCACTCGTATGCGGGCGGCTTCAGCTCGCCGGGTGGGAATAACCAGGAGTCGAGTTCGGAAGCGATGCAGTCCTGGGCCGGGTTGTTCATGCTGGGCTCCGCGCTGGGGAATGAGGAGATGCGCGATGCAGGCGCGATGGGCTATGTGATGGAGCGTGCGGCGGTGCGGGAATACTGGCTGGATGTGCACGAGGATATCCTGCCGCCGACCTATGAAGCGGAATCCACGGGCATCCTCTTCGATAGCGGGCAGGCCTATGCCACCTACTTCTCCGGTGACCCGGCGTGGATCTACGGCATCCAATGGCTGCCTGCGGCGACGCATCTGAGCTACCTCGGCTGGGATCCGGAGTTCTCGAAGAGTCTCATGGCAGCGATGATCGACGAACGCCCGGTCATCCTTGGAAGAGGCGTGGCGGGTGGCAGTCGCTACAGCCTGTGGGAATCGCGACAGAGCTGGTACGGGATCCACGACAATGCGCTCAACCAGAACGCGGCGATCGCCGACATGAAGAACGCGATCAACAACGCGTATCATCACAACCCCGGCTACGTCACGGCGCTTAATGCCGCGAACCCGCTCTACAATAGCGCGACCGGGACGCTTTATGTAACCGTGAATACCTCGGGCACGCTGGACTATCCGGCGGCCTACTGGACGCCCGCGACCTTGCCCGCCGCTTTGATCCCCCCGAATGCGAACCCCGCGACGCCAGCGGAGGAACCGGTGAGCTGGAGCCTGTGGCAGTATCTCGGAGTGGAGACCAATTACCAGGTGGACCCCGCGCGGATGAGCGAGCTCTACCGCTACGATGTCCTCGGCTACGATGCGTCCGAGACTTCCCAGGCAGCGGATGTCTACAGCCGGATGGGCGATGGCTTAGGCAACGTGGTGCTCGGCTTTGCCGCGCAGTATGACCCGGACTTCTATGCCGACGTACATGCCGAGCTGTGGGAGCGGAACGACCCGGTGGCCAAGGCCAAGTCGATGGCCGGGATTGTTTACTACGAGGCTTACAGTAATCGCGGCCTGGGTGTTCCCGATCCCTCGCGCCATACGAGCATTCCGACCAGCCAAGCTTACCGGAATCCTGAGACGGGAGCTTACCGCTACGTGGTCTACAATCCTTCGGAGAGCGAGCAGACTGTCACGGTTTATGGGGCGGCGGGTGCCTTGGGGAGCTTTCCTGTTCCTGCGAAGACATTGTTGAACCATGGCCTGGACCAGCAGTTGGAATCGCTGGTCATCACTCCCTCGAATCCGGCGCGGACGATCGTGCCCGGCGAGACGGTGCAGTTCACGGTGACGGGCTATGACCAGTATGGCGGCACCTCGCTGCTGGGCGCGGTGAGTTGGTCGGTATCGGGTGGCGGGAGTATCAATGCCGCAGGGCTCTTCAACGCAAGCAACGCGCAGGATCCGGTGACGGTCACCGTCACGACGGGAGGCAAGACGGCGAGCTACGTCTTTCGGGTGGGGACTGCCCCGGTGCTTACGAATCTCGCGGTTAGCCCGGAGTTCATCCGTGTCGCGGTGGGAGGAAGCGTGAGCTTCACCGCCAGCGGTCTGGATCAGTATGGCGATCCGATCGCGGCGGGTGGCGTGACATGGACTACCGATGTTTCCGGTGCCATGATCAGTCCCGCAGGTGTCTTTGCCGGAACCTCGATCGGCACCGGAAGGGTCATCGCCAGCTCCGGCGGGCACAGCGGTTCCGCGCTGGTCTCCGTGCAGGCCGCGCAGCAGAACATCGCCTTCGGCAAGACTGCCACGGCCAGCACCAACCTCGGCGGGAATACCGCGCCGAAAGCGGTGGACGGCAATGCGGGCACGCGCTGGGAGAGCATCCACGCCGATGGCCAGTGGCTCCAAATCGATCTCGGTGCGGTGTATGATCTCAGTTCGATGCGGGTAGACTGGGAGCCTGCTTACGCCTCGAGCTACCGTGTGCAGATCTCGGATTCCGAGAACGGGCCATGGAGCACGATCCGAGAGGTGGCGAAGCTGAATGCGAATGACGACGAGTTTGCATTGTCGGGCACGGGGAGATTCGTGCGCTTGGACTTCCTGAGCCGCGGAACGGTCTATGGCTTCTCGATCTTCGAGCTGGAGATCCGCGGGTGGCTGGCCGGCTCGGCGGTGACTCCGGCTGCCGTTCATGTGATTCCCGGATCGGTGACGGTGCAGCAGGGGCAGACGCAGGCGTTCCAAGCCTTTGCCTTCAATGCGAACGGCGAGGGTGGCCCGGTGAGCAACCCGGCATGGAGCGTGAGCGGCGGTGGCACGATCGATGCCGCGGGGATCTTCACGGCGAACAGCGTGGGTGGACCCTTCACGGTGAGCGCCGGAGTCGGGAGTGTGTCGGGTAGCGGCATGCTGAGCGTGATCGCGGGAAGTGCTGGCGGAGCTTACGAGAGCTGGAGCGGTGCCTGTGGCTTGAATGGGGCCAGCAGTAGCAAGAGCGCCGATGCGGATGGCGATGGACGGGATAACCTCACCGAGTTCGCATTGGATGGAGTCCCGCTCTCCGGCGGCAATGATGGAAAGATCGTTTCGAAGCTCGCGACCCTCGGTGGCGAGAGCGCATGGACACTCACGTTACCCGTGCGAAACGGAGCTAGCTTCGGCGGTAGCGCCGCGAAGGTTTCTGCCTTGATCGATGGTGTGATCTATCGAGTTCAAGGCTCTGCCAATCTGGCGTCCTATCCGCTGGAGGTCATCGAAGTGACGGGCGCGAATGCGGTGATGCTGCAATCGGGGATGCCGGAACTTTCGACGGGTTGGGTCTACCGCAGCTTCCGTCTGGCCGGCACCACGGTAGCAGGAGGCCGGGGCTTTATCCGGGTGACGGTTTCGGAAGGGTAG
- a CDS encoding polysaccharide deacetylase family protein — protein MSLRKPLLLVLCLLVLPASAQTKRIAIIKADDVTGVHPKWERFFKLSEEHGVPVSAGIIANSFEKQDGKYDEWLKAWEASGKVEFWNHGWDHRRWDDKGQTKSEFGGSGYEHQRSHIAKVQDAGKAALGKPFTVFGSPFNAMDSDTAKSLNEFPDLKMVFCHPGVEPTKELKGKILLPMFLRGEHDGTGKPNFAKFKEDYEKKKADPSLSFAAVQFHPGMFSEEGFTDYVAIIQLLKAEGWTFMLPGEYAKTLAGPDQP, from the coding sequence ATGTCTTTGAGAAAGCCGCTTCTCCTCGTTCTCTGCCTGTTGGTGCTGCCTGCCTCCGCGCAGACCAAGCGGATCGCCATCATCAAGGCCGACGATGTGACCGGGGTGCATCCAAAATGGGAGCGCTTCTTCAAGCTCTCCGAGGAGCACGGGGTGCCGGTCTCCGCCGGAATCATCGCGAACTCCTTTGAGAAACAGGATGGGAAGTACGATGAATGGCTGAAGGCGTGGGAGGCCAGCGGCAAGGTGGAGTTCTGGAACCACGGCTGGGACCACCGGCGCTGGGATGATAAGGGACAGACGAAGTCCGAGTTCGGTGGCTCAGGATACGAGCACCAGCGATCTCATATCGCGAAGGTCCAAGATGCCGGGAAGGCCGCGCTCGGGAAGCCCTTCACGGTGTTCGGCAGCCCCTTCAATGCGATGGACTCGGACACGGCGAAATCGCTCAATGAATTCCCGGATCTCAAGATGGTGTTCTGCCATCCCGGTGTGGAGCCGACGAAGGAACTGAAGGGCAAGATCCTCCTGCCCATGTTCCTAAGAGGAGAGCACGACGGCACCGGGAAGCCGAACTTCGCCAAGTTCAAGGAGGACTACGAAAAGAAGAAGGCGGACCCGTCTCTTAGCTTCGCCGCGGTCCAGTTTCATCCGGGCATGTTCAGCGAAGAGGGTTTCACCGACTACGTGGCCATCATCCAGCTCCTGAAGGCGGAAGGGTGGACCTTCATGCTGCCCGGAGAGTATGCAAAGACCTTGGCCGGTCCGGATCAACCTTAG